One window from the genome of Acinetobacter lanii encodes:
- a CDS encoding PilW family protein, translating to MKHNAGFTLIELMLALALGLLVSAAAILMLMTGQKSYSMQQGLANLQDNANFGLNYITKDIRLANLNTQKSVINDETAYGGIVLTSSENATMDVKDEISTPLSNLYQTITGATASVNLLSRSHGAAEQGSAPEWTGKSNVKDASSSTDVLSDQLVIQYLPQYQLDDKGTANQNDDELIGGFDCEGNSLNFPLLKRDEGDFGEQVVVQRYFLRTSNKQSNEPNDALALACDAGYYSKSGEPTAINNYGDAGEVIMSRVDHFHFLLSIQHHDNTRQYISVDEYMKLASPRPRIIAVQLGILARSLDTVGREQVIKNDQNFKVLDQNVVIKTDPEVTTKYIRRVITQNVALRNAIGERGK from the coding sequence ATGAAACATAATGCTGGATTTACCTTAATTGAGTTGATGCTTGCCTTAGCATTAGGTTTATTGGTTTCGGCTGCAGCGATATTAATGCTGATGACGGGGCAAAAAAGCTATTCAATGCAACAAGGTCTTGCCAACTTACAGGATAACGCTAACTTTGGTTTGAACTACATCACTAAAGATATTCGATTGGCGAACTTAAATACGCAAAAATCAGTGATTAATGATGAAACAGCATATGGTGGCATTGTTTTAACCTCTTCTGAAAATGCCACGATGGATGTTAAGGATGAGATTTCAACACCTTTAAGTAATTTATATCAAACCATTACAGGAGCAACGGCTTCAGTCAATTTGCTTTCTAGAAGTCATGGTGCAGCTGAGCAAGGGAGTGCTCCTGAATGGACAGGTAAATCGAATGTTAAAGATGCCTCGAGTTCAACTGATGTGTTAAGTGATCAATTGGTGATTCAATATTTACCACAATATCAACTAGATGATAAAGGCACTGCAAATCAGAACGATGATGAGTTGATTGGTGGATTTGATTGTGAAGGCAATAGCTTAAATTTCCCTTTACTTAAACGAGACGAAGGTGATTTTGGTGAACAAGTTGTAGTTCAACGCTATTTTTTAAGAACCAGTAATAAACAATCTAATGAGCCTAATGATGCTCTGGCATTGGCATGTGATGCGGGCTACTACTCAAAATCTGGCGAGCCAACAGCCATTAATAATTATGGGGATGCTGGTGAAGTGATTATGAGTCGTGTGGATCATTTTCATTTTCTGTTAAGTATTCAACATCATGACAATACACGTCAGTATATCTCTGTAGACGAATATATGAAATTGGCCAGTCCTCGACCGAGAATCATTGCGGTTCAACTGGGGATCCTTGCTCGGTCATTGGATACTGTAGGTCGAGAGCAGGTGATCAAAAATGACCAAAATTTCAAAGTTCTAGATCAAAATGTCGTCATAAAAACAGACCCAGAAGTCACAACAAAATATATAAGACGTGTTATCACACAAAATGTTGCTTTAAGAAATGCAATTGGGGAGCGCGGAAAATGA
- the ispH gene encoding 4-hydroxy-3-methylbut-2-enyl diphosphate reductase: MEIVLANPRGFCAGVDRAIAIVNRALECFNPPIYVRHEVVHNKFVVDDLRQRGAIFVDELDEVPDDNIVIFSAHGVSKAVQQEAARRGLKVFDATCPLVTKVHIEVTKYAREGTEAILIGHEGHPEVEGTMGQYDKKNGGDIYLVEDEQDVENLVVNNPEKLAFVTQTTLSIDDTAKVIDALRSKFPHIQGPRKDDICYATQNRQDAVRDLSNQCDVVLVVGSPNSSNSNRLRELAERMGKQAHLVDNADELQLSWFENVEKVGVTAGASAPEILIKQVLQRLQDWGANVPKELDGREENITFSLPKELRINVIQA, encoded by the coding sequence ATGGAAATTGTATTGGCCAACCCCCGTGGTTTTTGTGCAGGTGTAGACCGTGCCATTGCGATTGTCAATCGTGCGCTTGAATGCTTCAATCCACCGATCTATGTTCGCCATGAGGTGGTACATAATAAATTTGTGGTCGATGATTTACGTCAGCGTGGCGCGATTTTTGTCGATGAGCTGGATGAAGTGCCGGATGATAATATTGTGATTTTTAGCGCCCATGGGGTATCGAAAGCGGTTCAACAAGAAGCTGCGCGTCGTGGCTTAAAAGTCTTTGATGCGACCTGTCCATTGGTGACCAAAGTGCATATTGAAGTGACCAAATATGCCCGTGAAGGCACTGAAGCGATTTTAATTGGTCATGAAGGGCACCCTGAAGTGGAAGGCACCATGGGTCAATATGATAAAAAGAATGGTGGTGATATTTATTTGGTGGAAGATGAACAAGATGTCGAAAATCTTGTGGTCAATAATCCTGAGAAATTGGCTTTTGTCACTCAAACCACCTTGTCGATTGATGATACCGCTAAAGTGATCGATGCACTGCGGAGCAAGTTCCCGCATATTCAAGGCCCGCGTAAAGATGATATTTGCTATGCAACGCAAAATCGTCAAGATGCAGTACGCGATTTATCCAATCAATGTGATGTAGTGTTGGTGGTGGGTTCGCCAAATTCATCTAATTCAAACCGTCTACGTGAATTGGCTGAACGCATGGGTAAACAAGCGCACTTGGTCGATAATGCCGATGAGTTGCAACTGTCTTGGTTTGAAAATGTTGAAAAAGTGGGTGTAACAGCAGGTGCTTCTGCCCCAGAAATTTTGATTAAACAAGTGTTACAGCGTCTTCAAGATTGGGGTGCCAATGTACCTAAAGAGCTTGATGGTCGCGAAGAAAATATTACTTTTAGTTTACCGAAAGAATTACGGATTAATGTAATCCAAGCTTAA
- a CDS encoding type IV pilin protein: MVKIIKGFTLIELMIVVAVIGILAAIAYPSYQQYVVKTKRVEAQTELVELSGTLQRYKIANFSFLKNLGGTRVPIELSDVGHSTQIPASGDSLYSVTLSDVTQNSWTLTAIPMTNTIQAGNGVLKLNNKGEKCWVKAQTTCTLSATSNWDGK; encoded by the coding sequence ATGGTAAAAATAATAAAAGGATTTACATTGATTGAATTGATGATTGTGGTGGCTGTAATTGGTATTTTGGCGGCGATTGCTTATCCCTCATATCAACAATATGTGGTTAAAACCAAAAGGGTAGAAGCTCAAACGGAGCTTGTTGAGCTCTCAGGCACACTACAACGTTATAAAATTGCTAATTTTAGTTTTTTAAAAAATTTAGGTGGAACACGGGTTCCTATAGAGTTATCAGATGTTGGTCATTCCACTCAAATTCCTGCTAGTGGAGATTCGCTATACAGCGTGACATTGTCTGATGTAACACAAAATAGTTGGACTCTAACGGCAATACCGATGACCAATACGATTCAGGCGGGAAATGGTGTATTGAAATTAAATAATAAGGGCGAAAAATGTTGGGTTAAGGCTCAAACGACTTGCACACTTTCAGCCACATCGAACTGGGATGGGAAATGA
- a CDS encoding IS3 family transposase (programmed frameshift), which yields MTKPKYTPEIRERAVQLLIESEKDYPSTWAAITAIAPKIGCTPETLRSWHQKYLNQQNPIKVQQLSDQERIKQLERENKELQRANEILRKAAGFFRPGGARPPTQIMVDFIHNNKELYGVEAICRILPIAPSTYYRTLDLADNPEHRAKRDLHDLHHAEQIKRIWKESSGRYGVRKVWQKLKREGYIIARCTVARLMQKLGIQGVWRGKNKQTTRSRDDQKRADDLVKRNFSADQPDQLWVADFTYIQTNSGWVYTAFIIDVFSRAIVGWKVSTRMNTDMVLDALEQALHDRGMPKNVIHHSDRGVQYLSIRYTNRLEAANLRASVGTTGDSYDNALAETMNGLYKTEVIEYLKADWQGLADVQLATLNWVDWFNKERVHSALGYVSPFDFEVIYYDKINPLGQVA from the exons ATGACAAAACCAAAATATACCCCTGAAATCAGAGAAAGAGCGGTTCAATTATTGATTGAATCTGAAAAAGATTATCCTTCTACTTGGGCTGCAATCACAGCAATTGCACCTAAGATTGGCTGTACTCCTGAAACACTACGTTCCTGGCATCAGAAGTATTTGAATCAACAGAATCCAATCAAAGTACAGCAGCTTTCAGACCAAGAACGCATTAAACAACTTGAACGCGAAAATAAAGAACTGCAACGAGCCAATGAAATTCTACGCAAAGCAGCCG GCTTTTTTCGCCCAGGCGGAGCTCGACCGCCCACACAAATAATGGTGGATTTTATCCATAATAATAAAGAGCTGTACGGAGTCGAGGCGATTTGTAGAATTTTACCTATCGCACCTTCAACCTATTACCGAACTTTAGACCTCGCGGACAATCCAGAACATCGAGCGAAACGAGATTTACATGACTTGCATCATGCTGAACAAATTAAACGAATTTGGAAGGAAAGTTCAGGTCGATATGGTGTACGTAAAGTTTGGCAAAAACTGAAACGTGAAGGCTATATTATTGCGCGCTGTACAGTTGCTCGATTGATGCAAAAGCTAGGTATACAAGGTGTTTGGCGAGGTAAGAATAAACAAACGACCCGTAGCCGGGATGATCAAAAACGAGCAGATGACTTGGTGAAACGCAATTTTAGTGCTGATCAGCCTGACCAGCTGTGGGTCGCTGACTTCACGTATATTCAAACAAATTCAGGCTGGGTCTATACCGCCTTTATTATTGATGTGTTCTCACGAGCAATTGTTGGATGGAAAGTATCAACACGTATGAATACAGACATGGTGCTCGATGCACTGGAGCAAGCATTGCATGATCGAGGCATGCCAAAGAACGTGATTCATCATAGTGACAGAGGCGTGCAATATCTTTCCATTCGTTATACCAATCGTTTAGAAGCAGCAAATTTACGAGCATCAGTCGGTACGACCGGTGATTCATACGATAATGCTTTGGCTGAAACGATGAATGGCTTATACAAAACAGAGGTGATTGAATATTTAAAAGCAGATTGGCAAGGTTTAGCGGATGTACAACTTGCGACACTAAATTGGGTAGATTGGTTCAATAAAGAACGTGTACATAGTGCACTGGGTTATGTATCACCTTTTGATTTTGAAGTAATCTACTATGATAAGATTAACCCGTTAGGTCAGGTGGCCTAA
- a CDS encoding pilus assembly protein, with the protein MKKKLTLESMTRLLPRQVLVASMSAILSGLVLTSAVQASDIEIYQKAKEGDRTLMFLLDVSTSMDRSVDTVSGSGYACDLPKGVTDTGLGITNTVNITHGKDNKFVTSMNRVHCLGSDQKQYYDRITRVKDAMIDVLLGNTQKKITALDGKYIIGLSTLGHSKGGAGVVVVPARPLNEIIDATSGKTQRDLMVEEVAKLKGVSATPTARSFAEVAAYLLGTNTNSNILMRKYYQSMGNRKLDGSDPWSCKSPLTNTANDYRTYKATDGALAGQNIDIAWCQDGPNSSWNPQASSYNPPLVRLSDYASSGRELWFDPTERQRNAIDVISGFAYSTDTAKVTDKSRYSNPSSINKQLDYEDSDKACHGQAIYMLTDGEPNNGSDSSYVIRSALGNKASELMCTDSDSGSDCSLKLAEILVDASRNPAKVSFKTAMVGFGNDFNGIPSSVTTEQEVDAVTGVSASVKNAAKLGIRGKGGWYSGSKSEDIVNSIQALIDSISADIPSVTTGSPTVAKDSLNPSVLQSTAYYPQFQPTPDKSYQTWIGNLKKYDINDNGQLIDKNKNTILDTHGNLIDHFDLWSTSISPSAADGDENTIGSRKFALKGGVWSQLKLKLNDKNTENRKVLTNRIVDSKDAAQFKGGTTLRQIRVSDLNALDSAYKADPSRAHLISLLGYSVDPTNLNNINLSQPNPELRQIGAVMHSSPLLLTNKGEVVYDYDQQLITTKQREDYILFGSTQGLLHVVDAETGEEKFAFVPNEMVENQKEAFLKSDLTTGGLDKLFYGIDGPWTSYTEYVIATDGSLTVAKGKENKSGKQHVYGGLRMGGRSYYALDLQNMNAPKLMFHISPADKKVYYNGSSKTFNELHYMGQSWSKPTIAWVKWGNSRKRVMFVGGGYDAGGVDGDARDSFGNKLAYAGYENPNYNPTLAQGAGVYMFDAENGDLLWWTSASAVTSSKEANSGVIGTESPNLKYSVVSEIRTEDRNSDGLTDHLYFGDLGGQVFRIDLNNQAGTLGAFVQNVHTLLDLHDGAKSPRFYEMPAFSIYDEAGKSFAVVSIGSGNRSLPMQEYSTSSSYDYDAIYNIYDKDVTASGLYTQGYTLKTILRKTDLNEITQENRIDDTTSVAPYTANGWYYKFKNGTAIQSAKVISSPVVANYRLYVSIFDSSKAGIGGQCGAGIKGESFLNTFCMPYGQCKKYATPVGEEPNQNNNEVECTTGDGCSIGAGLQATAVVPTKCVGESCTDVGGANPTTSSQDNGNYCLSAGQIGLTHKTGVTGKVDSKMCLIPQRWYQAFK; encoded by the coding sequence ATGAAAAAAAAATTAACTTTAGAATCGATGACTAGACTTTTACCCCGCCAAGTCTTAGTTGCGAGTATGAGTGCTATTTTATCTGGTTTAGTTTTAACCAGTGCTGTACAAGCCAGTGATATTGAAATCTACCAAAAAGCCAAAGAGGGCGATCGTACGCTGATGTTTTTGCTGGACGTTTCAACATCCATGGATCGATCTGTAGATACAGTTAGTGGATCCGGGTATGCCTGTGATTTACCGAAGGGGGTTACAGATACAGGATTGGGAATTACCAATACCGTTAATATTACACATGGCAAAGATAATAAATTTGTCACATCGATGAATCGAGTGCACTGTCTAGGAAGTGACCAAAAACAATATTATGATCGAATAACACGTGTTAAAGATGCAATGATTGATGTGCTATTAGGGAATACCCAAAAAAAAATTACGGCATTAGATGGTAAATATATTATAGGGCTATCAACATTAGGTCATTCCAAAGGGGGGGCGGGTGTGGTAGTCGTGCCTGCACGTCCTCTTAACGAAATTATTGATGCAACATCAGGCAAAACTCAACGTGATTTGATGGTTGAGGAGGTAGCAAAACTTAAAGGTGTTTCTGCAACACCTACAGCCCGCTCTTTTGCAGAAGTTGCAGCGTATTTGTTAGGTACAAATACGAATTCAAATATATTGATGCGCAAATATTATCAGAGTATGGGGAATAGGAAATTAGATGGAAGTGATCCATGGTCTTGTAAATCTCCATTAACCAATACTGCGAATGATTATAGAACCTATAAAGCGACAGACGGTGCTTTAGCAGGTCAGAACATTGATATTGCATGGTGTCAAGATGGACCAAACAGTAGTTGGAACCCACAAGCATCTTCTTATAATCCGCCTCTGGTTAGATTATCTGATTACGCTTCGTCAGGACGCGAACTTTGGTTCGATCCAACTGAAAGACAGCGCAACGCCATTGATGTAATCTCAGGATTTGCTTACTCCACCGATACTGCAAAAGTTACAGATAAATCAAGGTATTCAAATCCTAGTTCTATTAATAAACAATTAGATTACGAGGATTCTGATAAAGCTTGTCATGGACAAGCCATCTATATGCTTACAGATGGAGAGCCGAATAATGGTTCGGATAGTTCTTATGTGATCAGATCAGCTCTTGGGAATAAAGCCTCAGAATTAATGTGTACTGATAGTGATTCAGGCAGTGATTGTAGTTTAAAGCTAGCTGAGATTTTAGTTGACGCCTCGCGTAATCCAGCGAAAGTTTCATTTAAGACGGCGATGGTCGGTTTTGGTAATGATTTCAATGGAATACCGTCCTCTGTTACTACTGAGCAAGAAGTAGATGCTGTCACAGGCGTAAGTGCAAGTGTAAAAAATGCAGCTAAGCTGGGTATTAGAGGTAAAGGCGGATGGTATTCAGGCAGTAAATCAGAAGATATTGTTAATAGTATTCAAGCGCTTATCGATTCGATTTCTGCAGATATTCCATCTGTAACCACAGGCTCACCGACGGTCGCAAAAGACTCACTCAACCCGTCTGTTCTACAGTCAACCGCCTACTATCCTCAATTTCAGCCGACCCCTGATAAAAGCTATCAAACGTGGATTGGAAATCTTAAAAAATACGATATTAATGATAATGGTCAATTAATCGATAAAAATAAAAATACAATTTTAGATACCCATGGAAATCTAATAGATCATTTTGATTTATGGTCTACATCCATCAGCCCAAGTGCCGCAGATGGTGACGAAAATACTATCGGGAGCAGAAAATTTGCCTTAAAGGGTGGTGTTTGGTCGCAGCTTAAATTAAAGCTGAATGATAAAAATACAGAAAATCGTAAAGTCCTCACCAATCGAATTGTTGATTCAAAAGATGCAGCTCAATTTAAAGGGGGAACGACACTCCGACAAATACGCGTAAGTGACTTAAATGCTCTAGATTCAGCATATAAAGCTGATCCTAGCCGAGCTCATTTAATTTCATTATTGGGCTATAGCGTAGACCCAACAAATTTGAACAATATAAACTTGAGTCAACCGAATCCTGAACTTAGGCAGATTGGTGCGGTGATGCATTCGTCTCCCTTGCTGCTGACCAATAAGGGTGAAGTTGTCTATGACTATGATCAACAGTTGATTACGACAAAACAACGTGAAGATTATATTTTATTTGGTTCAACCCAAGGTCTTTTACATGTGGTTGATGCTGAGACTGGTGAAGAAAAATTTGCCTTTGTTCCGAATGAAATGGTTGAAAATCAGAAAGAGGCATTTCTTAAATCTGATTTAACCACTGGTGGTTTGGATAAACTTTTTTATGGAATTGATGGCCCTTGGACGTCCTATACTGAATATGTCATTGCAACAGATGGTAGTTTAACGGTAGCGAAGGGTAAAGAAAATAAGTCAGGTAAACAGCATGTTTATGGTGGTTTAAGGATGGGTGGGCGCAGCTATTATGCACTTGATTTACAAAATATGAATGCCCCAAAATTGATGTTCCATATTTCACCTGCAGATAAAAAAGTTTATTACAACGGTAGTAGTAAAACTTTTAATGAGCTGCACTATATGGGACAGAGTTGGTCTAAACCTACCATTGCTTGGGTGAAGTGGGGCAATTCACGTAAACGTGTTATGTTCGTGGGTGGCGGCTATGATGCAGGTGGCGTAGATGGGGATGCTCGTGATAGTTTCGGAAACAAGCTTGCTTATGCGGGTTATGAAAATCCGAACTATAACCCGACACTTGCGCAAGGTGCTGGTGTGTATATGTTTGATGCCGAAAATGGTGATTTGCTGTGGTGGACAAGTGCATCTGCTGTTACGAGTTCAAAAGAAGCCAATTCAGGTGTGATTGGTACCGAGAGTCCAAATTTAAAATACAGTGTGGTCAGTGAGATTCGAACGGAAGATCGCAATAGTGACGGCTTAACAGATCATCTTTATTTTGGTGATTTAGGTGGGCAAGTCTTTAGAATAGATTTGAATAATCAAGCTGGCACACTTGGCGCATTTGTTCAGAATGTTCACACGCTATTGGATTTACATGATGGGGCTAAAAGTCCACGCTTTTATGAAATGCCAGCTTTCTCCATTTATGATGAAGCAGGTAAAAGTTTTGCAGTAGTTTCGATCGGCAGTGGTAACCGTAGTCTACCTATGCAAGAGTATTCAACGAGTTCGAGCTATGACTACGATGCAATTTATAATATTTACGATAAAGATGTCACCGCAAGTGGTTTATATACGCAAGGCTATACCTTAAAAACCATCTTGAGAAAAACAGATCTTAATGAAATTACTCAAGAAAATCGTATTGATGATACAACTTCAGTTGCTCCTTATACGGCAAATGGTTGGTATTACAAATTTAAAAATGGCACAGCTATACAAAGTGCAAAAGTGATTTCTTCGCCGGTTGTAGCCAATTATAGATTATATGTGTCAATTTTCGATTCAAGTAAAGCGGGGATTGGTGGGCAGTGTGGTGCGGGCATTAAAGGTGAAAGTTTCCTAAATACTTTCTGCATGCCATATGGTCAGTGTAAAAAATATGCAACGCCAGTGGGCGAAGAACCTAATCAGAACAACAATGAAGTTGAATGTACAACCGGAGATGGTTGTTCAATCGGGGCAGGTTTGCAAGCCACTGCAGTGGTACCAACCAAATGTGTAGGAGAGTCCTGCACAGATGTAGGTGGTGCTAACCCTACTACCAGTTCACAAGATAACGGTAATTATTGTTTATCGGCGGGTCAAATAGGACTAACCCATAAAACAGGTGTAACAGGCAAAGTAGATTCAAAAATGTGTTTAATCCCACAACGCTGGTATCAAGCATTTAAGTAG
- the pilV gene encoding type IV pilus modification protein PilV: MLDQRGVGLVEVLVALLLLAIAVLGYVALQYKALDATEEGASRVEAVSLARDLAERIRVNRTAFNTYKTQLADPQSQARSETDCDSAKCNQTAMADFDVAQVVTKAQALGMSMNIMKCPNNTNDLQCIYVAWGDTSATNGEGTGDCTHDNAYNNNSTCLIMEAY, translated from the coding sequence ATGCTAGATCAAAGAGGGGTAGGTTTAGTTGAAGTTCTGGTTGCCTTATTGCTGTTGGCTATAGCGGTATTGGGATATGTTGCTTTGCAATATAAAGCCTTAGATGCCACTGAAGAAGGAGCTTCAAGAGTCGAGGCAGTGTCTTTAGCACGAGACTTAGCAGAAAGAATACGCGTCAATCGGACCGCTTTTAATACCTATAAAACACAATTGGCTGACCCTCAAAGCCAAGCTCGTTCTGAAACCGATTGTGACTCAGCAAAATGCAATCAAACAGCTATGGCTGACTTCGATGTGGCACAAGTGGTGACTAAGGCGCAAGCCTTGGGGATGTCTATGAACATCATGAAATGCCCAAATAACACCAACGATTTACAATGTATCTATGTGGCTTGGGGGGATACCAGTGCAACCAATGGCGAAGGCACTGGCGATTGTACACATGATAATGCTTACAATAATAATTCAACATGCCTGATTATGGAGGCATATTGA
- the rpoZ gene encoding DNA-directed RNA polymerase subunit omega has product MARVTVEDCLDHVDNRFELVLVASKRARQLARQGIEPTVEWDNDKPTVVALREIAEGHVSKDILKQRDQDYQTSSLDLALSANSLNLDGFSFQ; this is encoded by the coding sequence ATGGCACGCGTAACCGTTGAAGATTGTTTAGACCATGTAGACAACCGCTTTGAGCTTGTACTAGTGGCAAGCAAGCGCGCGCGTCAACTGGCTCGTCAAGGTATCGAACCAACTGTAGAGTGGGATAACGACAAACCGACTGTTGTCGCTTTACGTGAAATCGCTGAAGGTCATGTCAGCAAAGATATTCTTAAACAACGTGATCAAGATTACCAAACGTCAAGCTTGGATCTTGCACTTTCTGCAAACAGCTTAAACTTAGATGGTTTTTCTTTCCAATAA
- a CDS encoding type IV pilin protein, producing the protein MKNNNEFSKGFTLIELMVVVVILAILAAIAIPSYQTYIRRNSEATARQMMQDIATNLERHKSRNFNYLGFSINTDQTVLPKGATGTEIKYEISVYDGDNNAVSLKDSTATGHSWVMRAVATDPQLHSYVMNSKDLKCKKKGTTIALDCAGAEQW; encoded by the coding sequence ATGAAAAATAACAATGAATTTTCTAAAGGCTTTACGCTGATTGAGTTAATGGTTGTGGTCGTTATTCTTGCAATTTTAGCTGCGATTGCAATTCCGAGCTATCAAACCTATATCCGTAGGAACAGCGAAGCCACAGCAAGACAAATGATGCAAGATATTGCGACAAATCTCGAGCGTCATAAGTCAAGAAACTTTAACTATTTGGGCTTTAGTATTAATACCGATCAAACTGTATTGCCTAAAGGCGCAACGGGTACGGAAATAAAATATGAGATATCCGTCTATGATGGTGACAATAACGCCGTTTCCTTGAAAGATTCGACTGCAACAGGACACAGTTGGGTGATGAGAGCAGTAGCAACTGACCCACAATTACACAGTTATGTAATGAATAGCAAAGATTTAAAATGTAAAAAGAAAGGAACAACAATTGCATTAGATTGTGCTGGGGCTGAGCAATGGTAA
- a CDS encoding pilus assembly PilX family protein: MMFKQKGATLIVVLFVLLILTVIGTLAMRQSSMVLNIATSSQAQQLLNQSSDATFFNVENTENFVQSLSTSGMFGYINNDHDIDKELVFCFRGDQKEFFKLGKASLIEWEPGKQAPTNASIGKDGYCDANNTGSNFFTSMRKVVMTQVSVKFSTSGRNEPFSDRQRGSDPKQSKVEEAKRVKIFAVSLIPSLYSGDRTKLNTCLQERMSEVSIPQGTTVSASSVTRKNVNQCLTELNVPFTTHVTEYTITQEFS, translated from the coding sequence ATGATGTTTAAACAGAAAGGCGCAACCTTAATTGTGGTGTTATTCGTACTGTTGATTCTAACGGTGATTGGAACATTGGCAATGAGACAAAGTTCAATGGTGCTCAATATTGCAACCAGCAGTCAAGCCCAACAGCTACTCAATCAAAGCTCAGATGCTACTTTTTTCAATGTAGAAAATACAGAAAATTTTGTACAGAGTTTAAGCACGAGTGGTATGTTTGGTTATATTAATAATGACCATGATATTGATAAAGAATTAGTTTTTTGTTTTAGAGGGGATCAAAAGGAATTCTTTAAATTAGGCAAAGCCTCTTTAATTGAGTGGGAACCGGGTAAGCAAGCACCAACCAATGCTTCTATTGGTAAAGATGGATATTGTGATGCAAATAATACTGGATCAAATTTCTTTACCAGTATGCGTAAAGTAGTCATGACCCAAGTTTCTGTGAAATTTTCTACATCCGGTCGTAATGAACCTTTTAGTGATCGACAACGAGGTTCAGATCCAAAACAAAGTAAAGTCGAAGAAGCAAAACGCGTAAAAATTTTTGCTGTTTCTTTGATCCCGAGTTTGTACAGTGGTGATCGAACAAAACTGAATACCTGTTTGCAAGAAAGAATGAGTGAAGTGAGCATTCCTCAGGGGACTACGGTTTCAGCCTCATCCGTTACAAGAAAAAATGTGAACCAATGCCTTACAGAACTGAACGTTCCTTTTACAACACATGTCACTGAATACACCATTACTCAAGAGTTTTCTTAA
- the gmk gene encoding guanylate kinase: MSGLLFVVSAASGTGKTSLVKALLERVSNLHVSVSHTTRGQRPGELEGVHYHFTSKDTFLEQVQQGGFIEYAEVFGNYYGTSQETVQKQLSKGHDVLLEIDWQGAEQVRKLFPESKQIFILPPTQFDLRQRLSNRGTDSVEVIEHRLSCAVEDMQQYVNFDYIILNDDFNKALHDLESVINANRLSLAQQAVRHQELIQKLITPKA; this comes from the coding sequence ATGTCGGGTCTCTTGTTTGTCGTTTCAGCTGCATCTGGAACAGGCAAAACATCATTAGTTAAAGCCCTACTTGAGCGCGTAAGCAACTTACACGTTTCTGTGTCGCATACGACACGTGGACAACGTCCAGGTGAACTTGAAGGTGTTCACTATCATTTTACCAGCAAAGACACATTCTTAGAGCAAGTGCAACAAGGTGGTTTTATTGAATACGCTGAAGTATTTGGTAACTACTATGGTACCTCTCAAGAAACAGTGCAGAAGCAACTTTCCAAAGGTCACGACGTTTTACTGGAAATTGATTGGCAAGGTGCTGAACAGGTTCGTAAACTTTTTCCTGAATCTAAACAAATTTTTATCTTACCGCCAACACAGTTCGATTTGCGCCAACGTTTGTCAAATCGAGGCACCGACTCAGTCGAAGTGATTGAACATCGTTTGAGCTGTGCGGTCGAAGATATGCAACAATATGTAAACTTTGATTACATCATTTTAAATGATGATTTTAATAAAGCGTTGCATGATTTAGAGTCTGTGATTAACGCCAATCGTTTGTCTTTGGCACAACAGGCCGTACGTCATCAAGAGTTGATTCAAAAATTAATCACACCGAAAGCGTGA
- a CDS encoding pilus assembly FimT family protein yields MNSINRGFTLIELMVTISILAIISVIAMPNFNSQISKIQFNHETKDVLALMAEARTQAIILKKDVTLNFNKSDNDETTTTHFFWDAKKAEIKSPSSIQFDMLGRLKTRPTNGCIAITHKSDNALKKVLTVSVLGGVDAIKENASC; encoded by the coding sequence ATGAATTCAATAAATCGGGGTTTTACACTGATTGAACTGATGGTCACGATCAGTATCTTGGCTATTATTTCAGTCATCGCAATGCCCAATTTTAATAGTCAAATCTCAAAAATTCAGTTTAATCATGAAACTAAAGATGTACTCGCACTTATGGCCGAGGCAAGAACACAAGCGATTATTTTAAAAAAAGACGTCACATTGAATTTCAATAAATCAGATAACGATGAGACAACAACAACCCATTTTTTTTGGGATGCCAAAAAGGCTGAAATAAAGTCACCGAGTAGTATTCAATTCGATATGTTGGGGCGTTTAAAGACACGTCCAACAAATGGTTGTATTGCTATTACTCATAAATCAGACAACGCCTTAAAAAAAGTATTAACGGTCAGTGTTTTAGGGGGAGTCGATGCGATTAAGGAGAACGCTTCATGCTAG